CGAGGAATCCGCCCTCGAGACGGCCGCGCGAAGCGTCAGTGATCCAGTCGTGACGTTGCTGACCAACGTCCACGACGAAGAGACGCTCGGACTGTTGGTCGAACTCTCGGAGCGAGGCCCACTCGGCGTTCGCACCCTGCTCGGCGGCTACGACTTCTGTGAGAGCGACCTGCACGGTCGTCTCACGGTCCTCTCCGCCGCCGGGCTACTCGAGGAAACCGAGATCGCCGGCGAACGCGGCTATCGGCTCACCGAGGACTGTGAGACCGCACTCGAAACGATTCGGCCGAGCATCGGCTCGGGAACCGAGACGACGGGGGACGGTTCCTGAATCCGAACCGGCCGAACTAACCGGCGGACACACTCTCGCCGTTAGTCAGACGCGAGTAATTCCGCCTCCGGCGGCTCGCCGCGCTCGAGTCGTGAGCGGTTCGACGTCGCATCTTTTTCGACGCGGACGAGCGAGTCCGCCGCACCGACGAGTTCCTCGTCGTGGCTGACGACGACGATCTGTTCGACGCCGAGATCCCGCATTGACTCGACCAACGAGACGAGTTGGGTGACGTGGCCCGAATCGAGGAAGACCGTCGGCTCGTCGAGAATGAGTGGCGGCATCGGAGCCGTTCCCTCGACTCCCTCGGCGAGCAGCCGGTAGATCGCACACCGCAGGCTGAGGTTGAACAGCGCCCGTTCGCCGCCGGATAGCTGCTCGGGCTCGAGGGCTTCGCCGTCTTTCTGGTAGACGGTTAATCGGTAGTCGCCGTCGAGATCGATCGCCGCATAGGAGTCGTTCTGGTAGACCAGTTCGAACGTTTCGTTCAGCAGGCGCTCTAAGGTCTCGACGTTGTGCTGGCGCAGTTCCGCGCGCAGTTCTCCGTACGTCGTCTGCAGCGTCTCGGCCTCCTCGTAGAGCGAGTCGAGGCGCTCGCACCGATCCTCGACCGTCTCGAGGCGCTCGCGGAGGCGTTCGAGTTCCTCGTGTTCGTTCTCGACAGCGCCGATGGCGTTCTGAATCCCGTTCCGTTGCTCCTCGAGGTCGTCGAGTTTGTCGTCGACCTGCTGGATGTAGGTCTCGGCGTTCGCCCTGTCTTCGCGAGCGGTCTCGACCCGCTCTTCGTCGAACTCCGACTCGAGATCGCCCTTGCGATCGCGCTTTGCCGAGAGTGTCTCGCGGCGCTCGTCGTTCATTTCCGCCCAGTCCTGTCGCCGTTCGCGAAGCGTTTCGATCTCTCTTTCGAGGCTTGTCCGCTCGTCGGCGATCTCCGAGACGCGTTCCAGAGACTCGAGCGTCTCCGTGATATCCCCGCGTTCGGTGTTGAGCTCGCCAAGTTCCGCCCGCGCGTCGGCCACCTCGTCCTCGCGTTCGGCTGCCGCGGATCGCTTTTCTTCGGCGTCGGCCGCGTACTCCTCGGCGTCGGCTCGCAGCTGATCGCGCTGGTCGCGTCGGTCCCCGAGGGTCTCCCGTTTCTCAGCGAGCAACTGTTCAATGTTGTTGCGGTTCTCCTCGAGGCGGTCGACCTGCCGTTCGGCCTCTCGGAGTTCCTCGGCGCGGTCGATCCGCTCGTCGATGTCGTCGCGCTCCGCTTCGAGGTCCTCACGCTCGGCCTCGAGGTCGGCGAGTTCCTCCCGGCGCTCATCCAGCACATCGACGTGGGGCGAGTCCTCGACCGGCTGACCGCACTCGGGGCACTTGCCTTCCTCGAGCAGGCGTTCGCCCTCTTCGATCGCGTTCTCGGCGGTCCGGATGTCGGCAGTGACGTCGTTGATAGCTGAGACCAGTTCCTCGCGTTCGGTTTCGAGGTCGTCAAGGTGAGACGCTGCCGCGCCGAACGCGACCGGCGCGTCCTCGAACGTCGCCCGCGCGGCCTCAATCTCCTCGTTGAGTTCCTCGAGTTTCGTCTCGCGGTCCGCGATCGTTTCCTCGTCGGCATCGATTCGCTCGTCAAGTTCGTCAGCCTCCTCGCGAGCGTTTTCAGCCTGTGCATCGAGGTCGTCGGCCTCCTCGCGGAGTCGCTCGATCTCGTCGGTTCCCGTTTCGATCGTCACCGTCAGCTCCTGTAGCTCGTCGCCGAGTTCCTCGTCGCGAGCCTCGAGGTCCGCAATGCGGCTCTGCACCGCGTCCTCGTCGGGGTCGTCCTCGAGATCGACGGCGTCGACGAGTTCGGTGCGCTCGGCCGCGAGGTTCTCGCGCTGGTCCCGAACCTCGCTAATTTCGTCACTCGCTTCCTCGCGCTTACGTTCGGTCTCGCTGATCTTCGACCGCAGTTCGTCGATCTCCTCGTCGAGGTCTGCGATCTCCTCGCGGGTCTCTTCGTGGTGCTCGAGAACGTCTTCGGCTGTCTCGAGGGTCTCTTGGGCCTGCTCGCGCTGTGTCTCGTAGTGATCGATCTTCTCGACGACGTCAGTTCGGCGGGACTCGAGGCTATTCAGCCGCTCGTGGAGGTCCTTTTCCTCCTTTTGCTGGACTTGATTTCGAACGTCCTCGAGGACCTCTTGCTGGCCGTCGAGGACTGTTTTGACGCCGAGTCGGGCCTCGCTGGCACGCTCGCGGTAATCCTCGAGCGCGCCGAGCTGGAGCAGGTCGTCGATCATGTCCTGGCGATCGCTCGGCGAGGCGTGAATGAGCTTGTTGACCTCGCCCTGTCGGACGTACGCGCAGTTGACGAACGCCTCGGCGTCCATCCGCAGGAGTTTGGTCACTTCCCGACGAACGTCGCGGGCCCCCTCGATCGTCTCCGTCGGCGTCTCGAGGACGCATTTTGTCGTGGTCGCGCGGTCGCCGCGCAGTTTGAGGTGGCGCTCGACGTGGTACTCACGGCCGTCGTGCGTGAACCAGAGTTCGACCTCGGCTTCCTCCTCACCGGTGGTGATCACGTCGTCGAGTGTTCGTTCGTCTAAGGCCTTCGAGCCGTAGAGTGCGAAGAAGACGGCCTCGAGCAGCGTCGACTTCCCGCTGCCGTTGACGCCGTGGACGACCGTGACGCCGCGCTCGAGCGTAAGGTCGGCGTCGCCGTAGCACTTGAAGTTCAGCAACCGAACGCGGTCGACCCTCATGCGAAATCACCAAGCGAGGCGGTATCGGTGTTCGCGTCGTCGGCATCATCGGCCGACTCGGTGGCCACGTCGTCCTCGGTCGGTTCCGCACGGTCGGCGGTGTCCACTGGCTCCTCGCTGTCAGCGGCGTCCGCTGATCGCTCGGCGTCGGCGGCGTCTACTGGTTCCGCGCCACCGTTGGCTGCAGTCTCGACGGTTTCCGCTGCACTGTCCGGCTCGGTGTCGGGTGCTGAACCGGCCGCAGAATCCGTCTCCTCGGTGAGGTGATCGGCGACTGTCGTCACGTCCTCGTCGCCCGGTTCACGCTCCGGTGCGGGCTCGAACGCCGACTCGTCGTCCTCGAGCAGGTCTCGAACCCGCCGCTCGACGGATTCGCGGACGTTTGAATCGGCAAGATCACCGCTCCGGACGGTCTCGTCGATCTCGAGGGCAGCGTTACTGAGCCCCATCTCGCGCACCCGCTCGCGGACGGCGTCGTCCGGGTTGGCGAAGCTGACCGACACGTCCTCGTCGGGGAGGTCCCGGCGGTCATTGACCCGGGCGACGAGTGCCCCACGGTCGATCGCGAGCTCCTCGATGGCCGCCGGGGCGATCGGTCGCCCCTCGCCTTCGATGGTGACGATGACGACCGCATCCGCGAGGTCGTGCTGGCGGACCCGTTCTTGGACGCGGTCGATTCCTTCGTCCTCGGTGAGTTCGACGTCGACGAAGACGAACTCGCGGGTCGAGGAGAGACCGCGACGGCTGATGCCGACCGTTCCGTCGTCCTCGAAGTCGACGAGGTTGTAGCCTCGATCCTCGCGTTCGCTGGCGCTCGCGCGCTCGGTCGACCCGCAGTAGGTGACCCACGTGTCCAGCACCTCGGCGGTGTCCGGTTTGTGGTTGTCCCCCAGCAGGACGGCATCGAAGTCGACCGTCGAC
This genomic stretch from Natrinema sp. SYSU A 869 harbors:
- the rad50 gene encoding DNA double-strand break repair ATPase Rad50, producing the protein MRVDRVRLLNFKCYGDADLTLERGVTVVHGVNGSGKSTLLEAVFFALYGSKALDERTLDDVITTGEEEAEVELWFTHDGREYHVERHLKLRGDRATTTKCVLETPTETIEGARDVRREVTKLLRMDAEAFVNCAYVRQGEVNKLIHASPSDRQDMIDDLLQLGALEDYRERASEARLGVKTVLDGQQEVLEDVRNQVQQKEEKDLHERLNSLESRRTDVVEKIDHYETQREQAQETLETAEDVLEHHEETREEIADLDEEIDELRSKISETERKREEASDEISEVRDQRENLAAERTELVDAVDLEDDPDEDAVQSRIADLEARDEELGDELQELTVTIETGTDEIERLREEADDLDAQAENAREEADELDERIDADEETIADRETKLEELNEEIEAARATFEDAPVAFGAAASHLDDLETEREELVSAINDVTADIRTAENAIEEGERLLEEGKCPECGQPVEDSPHVDVLDERREELADLEAEREDLEAERDDIDERIDRAEELREAERQVDRLEENRNNIEQLLAEKRETLGDRRDQRDQLRADAEEYAADAEEKRSAAAEREDEVADARAELGELNTERGDITETLESLERVSEIADERTSLEREIETLRERRQDWAEMNDERRETLSAKRDRKGDLESEFDEERVETAREDRANAETYIQQVDDKLDDLEEQRNGIQNAIGAVENEHEELERLRERLETVEDRCERLDSLYEEAETLQTTYGELRAELRQHNVETLERLLNETFELVYQNDSYAAIDLDGDYRLTVYQKDGEALEPEQLSGGERALFNLSLRCAIYRLLAEGVEGTAPMPPLILDEPTVFLDSGHVTQLVSLVESMRDLGVEQIVVVSHDEELVGAADSLVRVEKDATSNRSRLERGEPPEAELLASD
- the mre11 gene encoding DNA double-strand break repair protein Mre11 translates to MTRVIHTGDTHIGYQQYNSPERRRDFLEAFRYVVEDAVADDVDAVIHAGDLFHDRRPGLVDLQGTVEILRTLSDADIPFLAVVGNHESKRDAQWLDLFADLGLATRLGADPVVVDDTAFYGLDFVPRSRRDDLTYDFDALPNGAAHASLVSHGLFDPFAHADWDTETVLEESTVDFDAVLLGDNHKPDTAEVLDTWVTYCGSTERASASEREDRGYNLVDFEDDGTVGISRRGLSSTREFVFVDVELTEDEGIDRVQERVRQHDLADAVVIVTIEGEGRPIAPAAIEELAIDRGALVARVNDRRDLPDEDVSVSFANPDDAVRERVREMGLSNAALEIDETVRSGDLADSNVRESVERRVRDLLEDDESAFEPAPEREPGDEDVTTVADHLTEETDSAAGSAPDTEPDSAAETVETAANGGAEPVDAADAERSADAADSEEPVDTADRAEPTEDDVATESADDADDANTDTASLGDFA